A single Kryptolebias marmoratus isolate JLee-2015 linkage group LG16, ASM164957v2, whole genome shotgun sequence DNA region contains:
- the LOC108235548 gene encoding meprin A subunit beta isoform X2, translating into MEIKGFIFLLANLVVSAAFSIRSIKPNIVDIGENKNITDDLLLNDIRKHPNNQRSSIVSEDTLWTSPIPYVLDRSLDLNAKGAILRGLDQFRIKSCIDFKQRDSEDYYISFQKLEGCWSYIGKEIAYGQNLSIGAGCDSLSTVEHEILHALGFYHEQSRYDRDEYVKIVFDNIIEENKHNFAKVGSEDSSTHGTSYDYLSVMHYDKDAFSKGSGSTIITIQPEYQDMIGQRLEMSVTDVEELNLLYKCNSAVAFMFYCDFTNGTMCEMDRCSRNGSSWEMVTQVDGGPSFDHTSLPSENGDNSQEEGYFMHASTSGLEGDSARLETQIMSPIRECNVQCLQFYYFHSGNDSHELNIWIREFEDEQDTTGTLRLMDQITGPTTSHWKLHHVSLNATKQFQVVFEVQKLAENSTGGFSIDDINLSETECPHVTLQIDDLKNRLNTSVSGTTIYSPRQYSKEGYAYRVAVVLYQTFVGVYVQLLSGDHDDQLEWPCLQRQITFQILDQNPNIQQQMSKQWSFTTDQNFKFNGTSYWNNPCEIGEEVVLENNKTVCGGPLLGYEYFLSLEELQFRQFLKGGSTIFLVNFEDLTPLVNGRTLPCPQLKPVNITDLPTSWNDDLCSPRKETIYVLKINVLKY; encoded by the exons ATGGAGATAAAAggcttcatttttcttttggcaaaCTTGGTAGTTTCAGCAGCTTTCTCCATAAGATCA ATAAAACCAAACATAGTGG ACATTGgtgaaaacaagaacattacGGATg ATTTATTACTTAATGACATTCGGAAG CATCCTAACAATCAGAGGAGTAGCATTGTCTCTGAAGACACTCTGTGGACATCCCCAATCCCGTATGTCTTGGACAGAAGCcttg ACCTGAATGCTAAAGGAGCCATACTGAGAGGACTTGACCAGTTCAGGATAAAGTCATGCATCGACTTCAAACAGAGGGACTCTGAGGACtattacatttcttttcaaaagttAGAAGG GTGTTGGTCTTATATTGGCAAAGAGATAGCCTATGGACAGAATCTCTCTATTGGTGCAGGCTGTGATTCCCTCTCCACCGTTGAACATGAGATTCTTCATGCTCTTGGCTTCTACCATGAACAGTCTAGATATGACAGAGATGAATATGTGAAGATTGTATTCGACAACATTATAGAAG AGAACAAACACAATTTTGCTAAGGTTGGCAGTGAGGACAGCTCCACCCACGGAACCTCATATGACTACTTGTCAGTAATGCACTACGACAAAGATGCATTCAGCAAAGGCAGTGGCTCTACAATTATTACCATACAGCCAGAATACCAAGATATGATTGGTCAAAGACTAGAAATGAGTGTTACTGATGTTGAAGAGTTGAACCTTCTCTACAAATGCA ATTCAGCTGTTGCCTTTATGTTTTACTGTGACTTTACTAATGGGACGATGTGTGAAATGGATCGATGTTCACGGAATGGCAGTAGCTGGGAAATGGTTACACAAGTTGATGGGGGTCCAAGCTTTGACCATACTAGTCTACCCAGTGAAAATGGAGATAATA GTCAAGAAGAAGGATATTTCATGCATGCTAGCACATCAGGCCTGGAAGGAGATTCAGCCCGCCTGGAGACCCAAATAATGAGTCCCATTAGGGAATGTAACGTGCAGTGTTTGCAGTTTTACTACTTTCACAGTGGGAATGATTCACATGAACTCAACATCTGGATCAGAGAGTTTGAAGATGAACAGGACACCACAGGAACCCTTCGTCTCATGGACCAGATCACTG GCCCAACAACATCTCACTGGAAGCTCCACCATGTTTCTCTAAATGCCACCAAGCAATTCCAGGTTGTGTTTGAAGTTCAGAAATTAGCAGAGAACTCTACAGGCGGCTTCTCAATTGATGACATCAATCTTTCTGAGACAGAGTGTCCACATGTAACCTTGCAAATTGATGACTTGAAGAATCGTTTAAACACAAGTGTCTCTGGAACTACAATATACAGTCCACGGCAGTACTCCAAAGAGGGCTATGCTTACCGGGTAGCTGTTGTACTCTACCAGACATTTGTTGGAGTGTATGTGCAGCTTTTGTCTGGTGACCATGATGACCAGCTGGAGTGGCCCTGCCTACAAAGACAAATAACTTTCCAAATACTGGATCAGAATCCAAACATTCAGCAACAAATGTCAAAGCAATGGAGTTTCACCACTGACCAAAATTTTAAGTTCAATG GTACCTCATATTGGAACAATCCTTGTGAGATTGGAGAAGAGGTTGtgcttgaaaataataaaacagtctgTGGTGGACCTCTGCTGGGTTACGagtattttttaagtttagaaGAATTGCAATTCAGACAGTTCCTCAAGGGAGGAAGCACCATATTTTTGGTCAACTTTGAAG ACCTCACTCCCCTGGTTAATGGAAGAACTTTACCATGTCCTCAGTTAAAACCAGTGAACATTACAGATCTTCCCACAAGTTGGAATGATGACCTGTGTTCACCAAG AAAGGAAACAATTTAtgtgctgaaaataaatgtattaaaatattgA
- the LOC108235548 gene encoding meprin A subunit beta isoform X1 encodes MEIKGFIFLLANLVVSAAFSIRSIKPNIVDIGENKNITDDLLLNDIRKHPNNQRSSIVSEDTLWTSPIPYVLDRSLDLNAKGAILRGLDQFRIKSCIDFKQRDSEDYYISFQKLEGCWSYIGKEIAYGQNLSIGAGCDSLSTVEHEILHALGFYHEQSRYDRDEYVKIVFDNIIEENKHNFAKVGSEDSSTHGTSYDYLSVMHYDKDAFSKGSGSTIITIQPEYQDMIGQRLEMSVTDVEELNLLYKCNSAVAFMFYCDFTNGTMCEMDRCSRNGSSWEMVTQVDGGPSFDHTSLPSENGDNSQEEGYFMHASTSGLEGDSARLETQIMSPIRECNVQCLQFYYFHSGNDSHELNIWIREFEDEQDTTGTLRLMDQITGPTTSHWKLHHVSLNATKQFQVVFEVQKLAENSTGGFSIDDINLSETECPHVTLQIDDLKNRLNTSVSGTTIYSPRQYSKEGYAYRVAVVLYQTFVGVYVQLLSGDHDDQLEWPCLQRQITFQILDQNPNIQQQMSKQWSFTTDQNFKFNGTSYWNNPCEIGEEVVLENNKTVCGGPLLGYEYFLSLEELQFRQFLKGGSTIFLVNFEDLTPLVNGRTLPCPQLKPVNITDLPTSWNDDLCSPRLSGFSPGLVVSPVVILLLGLLPLLP; translated from the exons ATGGAGATAAAAggcttcatttttcttttggcaaaCTTGGTAGTTTCAGCAGCTTTCTCCATAAGATCA ATAAAACCAAACATAGTGG ACATTGgtgaaaacaagaacattacGGATg ATTTATTACTTAATGACATTCGGAAG CATCCTAACAATCAGAGGAGTAGCATTGTCTCTGAAGACACTCTGTGGACATCCCCAATCCCGTATGTCTTGGACAGAAGCcttg ACCTGAATGCTAAAGGAGCCATACTGAGAGGACTTGACCAGTTCAGGATAAAGTCATGCATCGACTTCAAACAGAGGGACTCTGAGGACtattacatttcttttcaaaagttAGAAGG GTGTTGGTCTTATATTGGCAAAGAGATAGCCTATGGACAGAATCTCTCTATTGGTGCAGGCTGTGATTCCCTCTCCACCGTTGAACATGAGATTCTTCATGCTCTTGGCTTCTACCATGAACAGTCTAGATATGACAGAGATGAATATGTGAAGATTGTATTCGACAACATTATAGAAG AGAACAAACACAATTTTGCTAAGGTTGGCAGTGAGGACAGCTCCACCCACGGAACCTCATATGACTACTTGTCAGTAATGCACTACGACAAAGATGCATTCAGCAAAGGCAGTGGCTCTACAATTATTACCATACAGCCAGAATACCAAGATATGATTGGTCAAAGACTAGAAATGAGTGTTACTGATGTTGAAGAGTTGAACCTTCTCTACAAATGCA ATTCAGCTGTTGCCTTTATGTTTTACTGTGACTTTACTAATGGGACGATGTGTGAAATGGATCGATGTTCACGGAATGGCAGTAGCTGGGAAATGGTTACACAAGTTGATGGGGGTCCAAGCTTTGACCATACTAGTCTACCCAGTGAAAATGGAGATAATA GTCAAGAAGAAGGATATTTCATGCATGCTAGCACATCAGGCCTGGAAGGAGATTCAGCCCGCCTGGAGACCCAAATAATGAGTCCCATTAGGGAATGTAACGTGCAGTGTTTGCAGTTTTACTACTTTCACAGTGGGAATGATTCACATGAACTCAACATCTGGATCAGAGAGTTTGAAGATGAACAGGACACCACAGGAACCCTTCGTCTCATGGACCAGATCACTG GCCCAACAACATCTCACTGGAAGCTCCACCATGTTTCTCTAAATGCCACCAAGCAATTCCAGGTTGTGTTTGAAGTTCAGAAATTAGCAGAGAACTCTACAGGCGGCTTCTCAATTGATGACATCAATCTTTCTGAGACAGAGTGTCCACATGTAACCTTGCAAATTGATGACTTGAAGAATCGTTTAAACACAAGTGTCTCTGGAACTACAATATACAGTCCACGGCAGTACTCCAAAGAGGGCTATGCTTACCGGGTAGCTGTTGTACTCTACCAGACATTTGTTGGAGTGTATGTGCAGCTTTTGTCTGGTGACCATGATGACCAGCTGGAGTGGCCCTGCCTACAAAGACAAATAACTTTCCAAATACTGGATCAGAATCCAAACATTCAGCAACAAATGTCAAAGCAATGGAGTTTCACCACTGACCAAAATTTTAAGTTCAATG GTACCTCATATTGGAACAATCCTTGTGAGATTGGAGAAGAGGTTGtgcttgaaaataataaaacagtctgTGGTGGACCTCTGCTGGGTTACGagtattttttaagtttagaaGAATTGCAATTCAGACAGTTCCTCAAGGGAGGAAGCACCATATTTTTGGTCAACTTTGAAG ACCTCACTCCCCTGGTTAATGGAAGAACTTTACCATGTCCTCAGTTAAAACCAGTGAACATTACAGATCTTCCCACAAGTTGGAATGATGACCTGTGTTCACCAAG ACTGTCTGGGTTCTCCCCTGGTTTGGTGGTCTCTCCAGTCGTAATCCTCCTGCTGGGATTGTTACCTTTGCTGCCATGA